The proteins below come from a single Triticum aestivum cultivar Chinese Spring chromosome 5D, IWGSC CS RefSeq v2.1, whole genome shotgun sequence genomic window:
- the LOC123121024 gene encoding L-type lectin-domain containing receptor kinase IX.1-like yields the protein MAALNPPHFTRVFIRYFCLYHLLLSLHLPPRASSLSFNSNFSLPRSYNPQDFILQGDAYFDSQMIELTKNDQSQKIHDSVGRVVYAQPVPLWDVATGKLATFNTTFSFQIKPEDGAVTGDGMAFFLGHYPPTSIPNPIENGRNLGLFTNNSNTNATGNDRILAVELDTFLNTGIDTSNSHIGIDVNSIISRVYTNVMVPGKNLTSGLPMTCQVSYDNNTQILTATLKIGDVAYHVDTSADLRQLLPSVVAIGFSAATGAAVELHRILSWSFESSLDMSPPPEPQPPAATKPKPKSHSKLPWPSIVAIIISCGCVVLLVSGLVVVFCCCRHTRNNDLDEAPPRAGVPMQMQMQTQDVVLLLVDPVNNLASIARSFQYDELVEATNNFAEDTMLGRGGSASVYRGRLTNPDKLVAIKRFNGQASDAEKGLFQAEIKAISGLRHRNLVELVGWCNDVGNNHLLLVYELVSQGSLDEHLHGDKSWLSWPKRYRIILDTGCALEYIHKQCNDCVLHGDIKPCNILLDERYQAKITDFGLARLIDHETQQKTTQCPAGTPGYIDPEFLETGKRSRESDVYSFGIVLLEIVSGRRPAGSRLLTEVRNRHSRNAIVEAINPRLLAESTSRDHDERKMERVLLIGLWCTHPDPTKRPLIAEAMKTLESDDENLEIPALPHHVAEPLGHSASSSENSSVHASTAHDQDFLAR from the exons ATGGCTGCTCTGAATCCTCCCCATTTTACACGGGTATTCATCCGATACTTTTGCCTCTACCACTTGCTACTGTCTCTCCACCTGCCTCCCCGTGCTTCCTCGCTTTCGTTCAACTCCAATTTTTCCCTGCCCCGCAGCTACAACCCACAAGATTTCATCCTTCAGGGCGATGCATACTTCGACTCCCAGATGATCGAGCTGACAAAGAACGACCAGAGCCAAAAAATCCATGACAGCGTGGGCCGCGTGGTGTACGCGCAGCCGGTGCCGCTCTGGGATGTCGCCACCGGCAAGCTCGCAACATTCAACACCACCTTCTCCTTCCAAATCAAGCCCGAGGACGGTGCAGTTACCGGCGACGGCATGGCTTTCTTCCTGGGCCACTACCCACCGACAAGCATCCCGAACCCCATTGAGAATGGCAGGAACCTCGGCCTCTTCACCAACAACAGCAACACGAATGCCACCGGCAACGACCGGATCCTGGCGGTTGAGCTGGACACCTTTTTGAACACCGGCATAGACACCAGCAACAGCCACATCGGCATCGACGTCAACTCCATAATCTCGCGGGTGTACACCAATGTGATGGTGCCCGGCAAGAACCTGACGTCTGGTCTCCCTATGACCTGCCAGGTTAGCTATGACAATAACACACAAATCTTAACCGCCACTCTCAAGATCGGTGACGTGGCCTACCACGTCGACACCAGTGCCGACCTGAGGCAGCTCTTGCCTAGTGTCGTGGCCATCGGCTTCTCGGCTGCAACCGGGGCAGCCGTCGAGCTACACCGGATACTGTCTTGGTCATTTGAGTCCAGCTTAGATATGTCTCCACCACCCGAGCCTCAACCACCTGCTGCTACTAAACCTAAACCTAAGAGCCACTCAAAGCTCCCCTGGCCCTCGATAGTAGCTATTATTATTTCTTGTGGGTGTGTAGTACTATTAGTTTCTGGGTTGGTCGTGGTCTTCTGTTGCTGCCGGCACACACGAAATAACGACCTAGATGAGGCTCCCCCTAGAGCTGGTGTCCCCATGCAGATGCAGATGCAGACGCAGGACGTGGTACTACTACTAGTGGACCCGGTAAACAACTTGGCTAGCATCGCCAGAAGTTTCCAGTATGATGAGCTTGTCGAAGCGACAAACAACTTTGCTGAGGATACGATGCTGGGAAGAGGGGGCTCTGCATCTGTGTATCGGGGCCGATTGACTAATCCAGACAAACTGGTGGCGATAAAGAGGTTCAATGGGCAAGCATCAGACGCGGAAAAGGGGTTATTCCAGGCTGAAATCAAGGCCATCAGTGGACTGAGGCATCGGAACCTGGTAGAGTTAGTAGGCTGGTGCAATGATGTCGGCAACAACCATCTCTTGCTAGTTTACGAGCTTGTATCACAGGGTAGCCTCGACGAACACTTGCATGGGGACAAGAGCTGGTTGTCATGGCCAAAGAG GTACAGGATCATCCTTGACACAGGGTGTGCCCTAGAGTACATCCACAAACAATGCAATGATTGTGTCTTGCACGGTGACATTAAACCTTGTAACATATTGCTCGACGAAAGGTATCAAGCTAAGATAACAGACTTCGGTTTGGCAAGGCTGATTGATCACGAAACACAGCAAAAGACGACACAATGTCCAGCCGGGACCCCAGGGTATATAGACCCGGAATTTTTGGAAACGGGCAAGCGGAGTAGGGAGTCAGATGTCTACAGCTTTGGCATCGTTTTGCTGGAGATTGTTTCAGGCCGGCGTCCTGCTGGCAGCCGATTGCTAACAGAGGTAAGGAATCGGCACAGCAGAAACGCGATCGTTGAAGCAATAAATCCACGGCTGCTGGCCGAGTCAACCAGTAGGGATCACGACGAACGCAAGATGGAGCGTGTGCTGCTCATCGGGCTCTGGTGCACACACCCCGACCCAACCAAGCGTCCACTCATCGCAGAAGCCATGAAGACACTCGAATCAGATGATGAGAATTTGGAGATCCCTGCACTGCCGCATCATGTGGCTGAGCCATTAGGTCACAGCGCCTCCTCAAGTGAGAATTCTAGCGTGCACGCCTCCACAGCTCATGATCAAGATTTTCTAGCTCGTTAG